A genomic window from Triticum urartu cultivar G1812 chromosome 7, Tu2.1, whole genome shotgun sequence includes:
- the LOC125518457 gene encoding ethylene-responsive transcription factor RAP2-3-like, translating into MPPRRRGSSRYRGVRERPSGAYYVEIRSGDVRLGLGTFETAHEAAGAYDAAAWRLERPRAQMNFHDVYTREQAQAVAPPPRLITNQDQEEHRRRQRRLLIVEEDERAMAEWRQRHPEDVADENAFWAERTARRGTERADRHRRKALAISQCNLVNAGGKSSFSSDDDHWDDVWLVISDNTSEDDDEDDSK; encoded by the coding sequence ATGCCGCCGCGCCGCCGGGGATCTTCGCGCTACCGAGGCGTCCGCGAGCGCCCCTCCGGCGCCTACTACGTTGAGATCCGGTCCGGCGACGTCCGCCTCGGCCTCGGCACGTTCGAGACCGCGCACGAGGCCGCCGGCGCGtacgacgcggcggcgtggcgcctaGAGAGGCCTCGTGCGCAGATGAACTTCCACGACGTCTACACGCGCGAGCAGGCGCAAGCCGTCGCCCCTCCGCCTCGTCTTATAACAAATCAGGACCAAGAGGAACACCGTCGGcggcagcgccgcctcctcatcGTCGAGGAGGACGAGCGAGCCATGGCGGAGTGGCGTCAGCGCCACCCGGAGGACGTCGCCGACGAGAACGCCTTCTGGGCGGAGAGGACGGCAAGGCGCGGCACGGAGCGGGCGGACAGGCATCGGCGGAAGGCACTGGCCATATCGCAGTGCAATCTCGTTAACGCCGGTGGGAAGTCGTCCTTCTCGTCAGACGATGATCATTGGGATGACGTGTGGCTCGTTATCTCGGACAACACCAGCGAAGATGATGATGAGGACGACTCGAAGTAG
- the LOC125525860 gene encoding UDP-glycosyltransferase 85A3-like, which produces MARPHAVVVPFPGSGNINPALQLAKLLHRHGVYITFVNTEHNHRVMETTEGAAAVRGSEGFQFEAIPDGLVEADRDAGDYDLVLSAATSHRCAGPLRELILRVNGRAGVPPVTCVVPTALMSFALDVARELGVASMVLWGGSAASLMGHMRLRELKERGYLPLKDESCYTNGHLSTTLIDWIPGMPPISLGDVSSFVRTTDPDDFGLHFNIVEANGCTKAGALIINTFDDLEADVLAALRAEYPRIYTVGPLGSLLNHQLRGDDDASAIGLSLWKQDTECLAWLDTQQPGSVVYANFGSLTVLSTDQLAEFAWGLAASGHPFLWSIRDNLVPGAGAGASSLPAEFVAATAGRCCLTTWCQQDRVLGHPAVGCFLTHNGWNSTCESVAAGVPMVCWPGFADQYTNCKYACEVWGVGLRVDEEVRREQVASHVRHAMKAEEMRGSAAGWKAKAEEAVAPGGLSCENLQSMVRALGCVNAAEVPGV; this is translated from the exons ATGGCGAGGCCGCACGCCGTGGTGGTGCCGTTCCCGGGCTCCGGCAACATCAACCCGGCGCTGCAGCTGGCCAAGCTGCTGCACCGCCACGGCGTCTACATCACCTTCGTCAACACCGAGCACAACCACCGCGTCATGGAGACCACGGAGGGCGCCGCTGCCGTGCGTGGCAGCGAGGGGTTCCAGTTCGAGGCGATCCCGGACGGGCTTGTGGAGGCTGACCGGGACGCCGGGGACTATGACCTCGTCCTGTCTGCCGCCACGAGCCACCGGTGCGCGGGACCGCTGAGGGAGCTCATCCTGCGTGTCAATGGCAGGGCGGGCGTGCCACCGGTGACGTGCGTGGTGCCAACGGCGCTGATGAGCTTCGCGCTGGACGTGGCGCGGGAGCTGGGCGTGGCCAGCATGGTGCTCTGGGGAGGTAGCGCCGCATCGTTGATGGGTCACATGCGGCTCCGGGAGCTAAAGGAAAGAGGCTATTTGCCACTCAAAG ACGAGAGCTGCTACACGAACGGACACCTGAGTACGACGCTCATCGACTGGATCCCGGGCATGCCGCCGATCAGCCTTGGAGACGTCTCCAGTTTCGTCCGCACCACCGACCCGGACGACTTCGGCCTCCATTTCAACATCGTGGAGGCCAACGGCTGCACCAAGGCCGGCGCGCTCATCATCAACACCTTCGACGACCTAGAGGCTGACGTcctcgccgccctccgcgccGAGTACCCGCGCATCTACACCGTCGGCCCCCTAGGCTCCCTCCTCAACCACCAGCTAAGGGGCGACGACGATGCCTCCGCCATAGGCCTGAGCCTGTGGAAGCAGGACACCGAGTGCCTCGCGTGGCTGGACACGCAGCAGCCGGGCTCCGTCGTGTACGCCAACTTCGGCAGCCTTACGGTCCTTTCCACCGACCAGCTCGCCGAGTTCGCGTGGGGCCTCGCGGCCAGCGGCCATCCGTTCCTCTGGTCCATCAGGGACAACCTTGTCCCcggcgccggcgctggcgcgAGCTCGCTGCCGGCGGAGTTCGTCGCGGCGACGGCAGGGCGGTGCTGCCTGACCACGTGGTGCCAGCAGGATCGGGTCCTTGGGCACCCGGCCGTGGGGTGCTTCCTGACGCACAACGGGTGGAACTCCACCTGCGAGAGCGTGGCGGCCGGCGTGCCGATGGTGTGCTGGCCGGGGTTCGCCGACCAGTACACCAACTGCAAGTACGCCTGCGAGGTGTGGGGCGTGGGCCTCCGGGTTGACGAGGAGGTGAGGAGGGAGCAGGTGGCCAGCCACGTCAGGCATGCGATGAAGGCAGAGGAGATGCGGGGGAGCGCGGCTGGGTGGAAGGCCAAGGCGGAGGAGGCAGTGGCGCCCGGCGGGTTGTCGTGCGAGAACCTGCAGAGCATGGTCAGAGCGCTCGGCTGTGTCAATGCTGCTGAAGTCCCAGGAGTTTAA